A single region of the Brassica rapa cultivar Chiifu-401-42 chromosome A03, CAAS_Brap_v3.01, whole genome shotgun sequence genome encodes:
- the LOC103861071 gene encoding multiple organellar RNA editing factor 1, mitochondrial isoform X1 gives MAMISHRLRRALLTASSSLNRSVSISTSSVSPTADSPLVQRSVLARLTEVTTTRAPVRLFSTRQYKLYKEGDEITEDTVLFEGCDFNHWLITMDFPKDNPLSPEEMVSTYEQTCAAGLGISLEEAKKKMYACSTTTYQGFQAIMTEQESEKFKDLPGVVFVLPDSYIDPVNKAYGGDKYENGVITHRPPPIQANRRTRDRFNQRSDRQGGPQNFQRNPNYGQQPPMQGGGGGYGGGPPGQGTQAPPPPFQGGYNQGPPRSPPPPYQAGYNQGQGSPVPPFQGPPGGYGQGGPGNYSQGPQGGYNQGGPMNGNYGPAPGARNPNLGYGQGYAGPGQEVNQTIPQAGQRNAAGDWNNNNPVGQQGSDQLPQGRRY, from the exons ATGGCGATGATATCTCACCGTCTCCGGCGAGCGTTACTCACAGCAAGTTCATCTCTTAACCGATCAGTCTCTATATCTACATCTTCCGTTTCTCCAACAGCGGATTCCCCTTTGGTACAGAGATCCGTTTTAGCGCGTTTAACGGAAGTAACAACTACTCGAGCTCCGGTGAGGCTGTTTTCGACGAGGCAGTACAAGCTCTACAAAGAAGGCGATGAGATCACGGAAGACACTGTTTTATTCGAAGGATGCGATTTCAATCACTGGCTCATCACCATGGACTTCCCCAAGGATAATCCTTTGTCTCCTGAAGAAATGGTCTCTACCTACGAGCAAACTTGCGCCGCTGGGCTTGGTATCAG CTTGGAAGAGGCCAAGAAGAAGATGTATGCCTGTAGCACAACAACATACCAAGGGTTTCAAGCTATCATGACTGAACAAGAATCCGAAAAGTTCAAGG ATCTACCCGGAGTTGTGTTCGTGTTGCCAGATTCATACATTGATCCCGTGAACAAAGCGTATGGAG GAGATAAATATGAGAATGGAGTTATCACACACAGGCCGCCACCAATTCAGGCTAACAGAAGAACCCGTGATAGGTTCAATCAGAGATCTGACCGTCAAGGCGGTCCTCAAAATTTCCAAAGAAACCCAAATTATGGTCAGCAACCGCCAATGCAAGGTGGTGGAGGAGGCTATGGTGGTGGTCCTCCAGGACAAGGAACTCAAGCTCCCCCTCCACCATTTCAGGGAGGTTACAACCAAGGACCGCCCCGATCTCCACCACCTCCATATCAGGCAGGTTACAATCAAGGCCAGGGATCTCCGGTGCCTCCATTCCAAGGACCACCAGGTGGTTACGGTCAAGGGGGACCTGGTAACTATAGCCAAGGACCACAAGGAGGTTACAACCAAGGAGGACCTATGAATGGAAACTATGGTCCTGCACCCGGAGCTAGAAATCCCAATCTTGGATATGGTCAGGGATATGCTGGACCTGGACAAGAGGTGAATCAAACAATTCCACAGGCTGGTCAGAGGAATGCTGCTGGAGACTGGAACAACAATAATCCAGTAGGCCAACAGGGTTCTGACCAA TTGCCACAGGGGAGAAGATACTAG
- the LOC103861071 gene encoding multiple organellar RNA editing factor 1, mitochondrial isoform X2, with protein sequence MAMISHRLRRALLTASSSLNRSVSISTSSVSPTADSPLVQRSVLARLTEVTTTRAPVRLFSTRQYKLYKEGDEITEDTVLFEGCDFNHWLITMDFPKDNPLSPEEMVSTYEQTCAAGLGISLEEAKKKMYACSTTTYQGFQAIMTEQESEKFKDLPGVVFVLPDSYIDPVNKAYGGDKYENGVITHRPPPIQANRRTRDRFNQRSDRQGGPQNFQRNPNYGQQPPMQGGGGGYGGGPPGQGTQAPPPPFQGGYNQGPPRSPPPPYQAGYNQGQGSPVPPFQGPPGGYGQGGPGNYSQGPQGGYNQGGPMNGNYGPAPGARNPNLGYGQGYAGPGQEVNQTIPQAGQRNAAGDWNNNNPVGQQGSDQGRRY encoded by the exons ATGGCGATGATATCTCACCGTCTCCGGCGAGCGTTACTCACAGCAAGTTCATCTCTTAACCGATCAGTCTCTATATCTACATCTTCCGTTTCTCCAACAGCGGATTCCCCTTTGGTACAGAGATCCGTTTTAGCGCGTTTAACGGAAGTAACAACTACTCGAGCTCCGGTGAGGCTGTTTTCGACGAGGCAGTACAAGCTCTACAAAGAAGGCGATGAGATCACGGAAGACACTGTTTTATTCGAAGGATGCGATTTCAATCACTGGCTCATCACCATGGACTTCCCCAAGGATAATCCTTTGTCTCCTGAAGAAATGGTCTCTACCTACGAGCAAACTTGCGCCGCTGGGCTTGGTATCAG CTTGGAAGAGGCCAAGAAGAAGATGTATGCCTGTAGCACAACAACATACCAAGGGTTTCAAGCTATCATGACTGAACAAGAATCCGAAAAGTTCAAGG ATCTACCCGGAGTTGTGTTCGTGTTGCCAGATTCATACATTGATCCCGTGAACAAAGCGTATGGAG GAGATAAATATGAGAATGGAGTTATCACACACAGGCCGCCACCAATTCAGGCTAACAGAAGAACCCGTGATAGGTTCAATCAGAGATCTGACCGTCAAGGCGGTCCTCAAAATTTCCAAAGAAACCCAAATTATGGTCAGCAACCGCCAATGCAAGGTGGTGGAGGAGGCTATGGTGGTGGTCCTCCAGGACAAGGAACTCAAGCTCCCCCTCCACCATTTCAGGGAGGTTACAACCAAGGACCGCCCCGATCTCCACCACCTCCATATCAGGCAGGTTACAATCAAGGCCAGGGATCTCCGGTGCCTCCATTCCAAGGACCACCAGGTGGTTACGGTCAAGGGGGACCTGGTAACTATAGCCAAGGACCACAAGGAGGTTACAACCAAGGAGGACCTATGAATGGAAACTATGGTCCTGCACCCGGAGCTAGAAATCCCAATCTTGGATATGGTCAGGGATATGCTGGACCTGGACAAGAGGTGAATCAAACAATTCCACAGGCTGGTCAGAGGAATGCTGCTGGAGACTGGAACAACAATAATCCAGTAGGCCAACAGGGTTCTGACCAA GGGAGAAGATACTAG
- the LOC103861072 gene encoding protein OSB2, chloroplastic isoform X2 → MNLISKSLTRIECSPLFHPQIPSGNRITPQRIRFHPAAAAAVSGSGGKKQRAKAPPEMVTAKKEKEPGRPNEVAYEKEAANWVNLIGFVDQPVQFEASSDGKFWAGTVISQRIPIIFEGDLAKTADRYISKDDLIHVSGKLFIDSPPPNMTYAQSNVQVLVQNLSFVQPASPPLVISSSSKKEENGVRKRPASPPVVVGSSEKGESDIKKQPARAKKNIVMDEASDSWNHLIENPKDWWDHRENKANGLVKPRHPDFKSKDSSLSLWLNKAPAWVLPKLQGLEFDVLVPKGRGVKQLKGEESWKELVENPDKWWDNRIDKRNAKAPDFKHKETGEALWLNESPTWVLSKLPPVKTRQEITVS, encoded by the exons ATGAATCTGATCTCCAAATCCTTGACGAGAATCGAATGCTCCCCGCTTTTCCATCCCCAAATCCCATCCGGGAATCGAATCACCCCTCAGCGAATCCGTTTCCAccccgccgccgccgccgctgtCTCCGGGAGCGGCGGAAAGAAACAAAGAGCCAAGGCGCCTCCGGAGATGGTGACGgcgaagaaggagaaggaacCGGGTCGGCCAAATGAGGTAGCTTACGAGAAGGAAGCAGCGAATTGGGTGAATCTGATTGGGTTTGTGGATCAGCCGGTTCAGTTCGAAGCTTCTTCCGACGGAAAGTTCTGGGCAGGCACTGTTATCTCTCAGAG GATTCCGATAATTTTCGAAGGTGATTTAGCGAAAACAGCAGATCGTTATATAAGTAAAGACGATCTTATCCATGTTTCTGGCAAGCTTTTTATTGATTCCCCTCCTCCAAATATGACTTATGCTCAATCCAATGTCCAG GTATTGGTACAGAATCTTAGCTTTGTGCAGCCTGCTTCTCCGCCTTTGGttatatcatcatcatctaaaAAGGAAGAAAACGGCGTTAGGAAGCGGCCTGCTTCACCGCCTGTGGTTGTAGGATCATCTGAAAAGGGAGAAAGTGACATTAAGAAACAGCCTG CTAGAGCTAAGAAGAATATAGTTATGGATGAAGCTTCTGATTCTTGGAATCACCTCATTGAAAATCCTAAAGACTGGTGGGATCATCGTGAAAATAAAGCCAATGGATTG GTAAAACCAAGGCATCCTGATTTCAAAAGCAAAGACAGCAGTCTCTCACTGTGGCTCAATAAGGCTCCTGCTTGGGTTTTGCCGAAACTCCAAGGACTTGAGTTTGATGTTCTTGTCCCTAAAGGTAGAGGAGTGAAACAACTCAAAG GAGAAGAATCATGGAAAGAGTTGGTTGAGAATCCTGATAAATGGTGGGACAATAGAATTGACAAG AGAAACGCAAAAGCTCCTGATTTCAAACACAAGGAGACAGGTGAAGCACTTTGGCTAAATGAGTCTCCAACTTGGGTGTTATCAAAACTGCCACCAGTCAAGACGAGACAAGAAATCACCGTCTCGTAG
- the LOC103861072 gene encoding protein OSB2, chloroplastic isoform X1: protein MNLISKSLTRIECSPLFHPQIPSGNRITPQRIRFHPAAAAAVSGSGGKKQRAKAPPEMVTAKKEKEPGRPNEVAYEKEAANWVNLIGFVDQPVQFEASSDGKFWAGTVISQRSASGSSAFWIPIIFEGDLAKTADRYISKDDLIHVSGKLFIDSPPPNMTYAQSNVQVLVQNLSFVQPASPPLVISSSSKKEENGVRKRPASPPVVVGSSEKGESDIKKQPARAKKNIVMDEASDSWNHLIENPKDWWDHRENKANGLVKPRHPDFKSKDSSLSLWLNKAPAWVLPKLQGLEFDVLVPKGRGVKQLKGEESWKELVENPDKWWDNRIDKRNAKAPDFKHKETGEALWLNESPTWVLSKLPPVKTRQEITVS, encoded by the exons ATGAATCTGATCTCCAAATCCTTGACGAGAATCGAATGCTCCCCGCTTTTCCATCCCCAAATCCCATCCGGGAATCGAATCACCCCTCAGCGAATCCGTTTCCAccccgccgccgccgccgctgtCTCCGGGAGCGGCGGAAAGAAACAAAGAGCCAAGGCGCCTCCGGAGATGGTGACGgcgaagaaggagaaggaacCGGGTCGGCCAAATGAGGTAGCTTACGAGAAGGAAGCAGCGAATTGGGTGAATCTGATTGGGTTTGTGGATCAGCCGGTTCAGTTCGAAGCTTCTTCCGACGGAAAGTTCTGGGCAGGCACTGTTATCTCTCAGAGGTCTGCTTCAGGTTCCTCTGCTTTCTG GATTCCGATAATTTTCGAAGGTGATTTAGCGAAAACAGCAGATCGTTATATAAGTAAAGACGATCTTATCCATGTTTCTGGCAAGCTTTTTATTGATTCCCCTCCTCCAAATATGACTTATGCTCAATCCAATGTCCAG GTATTGGTACAGAATCTTAGCTTTGTGCAGCCTGCTTCTCCGCCTTTGGttatatcatcatcatctaaaAAGGAAGAAAACGGCGTTAGGAAGCGGCCTGCTTCACCGCCTGTGGTTGTAGGATCATCTGAAAAGGGAGAAAGTGACATTAAGAAACAGCCTG CTAGAGCTAAGAAGAATATAGTTATGGATGAAGCTTCTGATTCTTGGAATCACCTCATTGAAAATCCTAAAGACTGGTGGGATCATCGTGAAAATAAAGCCAATGGATTG GTAAAACCAAGGCATCCTGATTTCAAAAGCAAAGACAGCAGTCTCTCACTGTGGCTCAATAAGGCTCCTGCTTGGGTTTTGCCGAAACTCCAAGGACTTGAGTTTGATGTTCTTGTCCCTAAAGGTAGAGGAGTGAAACAACTCAAAG GAGAAGAATCATGGAAAGAGTTGGTTGAGAATCCTGATAAATGGTGGGACAATAGAATTGACAAG AGAAACGCAAAAGCTCCTGATTTCAAACACAAGGAGACAGGTGAAGCACTTTGGCTAAATGAGTCTCCAACTTGGGTGTTATCAAAACTGCCACCAGTCAAGACGAGACAAGAAATCACCGTCTCGTAG